One window of uncultured Erythrobacter sp. genomic DNA carries:
- the ettA gene encoding energy-dependent translational throttle protein EttA — translation MAAQYAFVMKGMTKSFPGAQKPVLANINLQFYQGAKIGIVGPNGAGKSTLMKIMAGIDTDFTGEAWPGENITVGYLPQEPELDTSKTVLENVKDGARETADLVDRYNAVAAQMAEPDADYEKLGDEMADLQTKIDAVDGWTLDNQLEIAMEALRCPPSDMAVDNLSGGEKRRVALTRLLIQKPSILLLDEPTNHLDAESVEWLENHLKEYAGAVLMITHDRYFLDNVVEWILELDRGTYYPYEGNYSTYLEKKAKRLEQESREESGKQKALSRELEWIRQTPAARQTKSKARIRKFEQLQEAQAGRAPGKAQIVIQVPERLGGKVIEAKNISKAYGDKLLFENLSFMLPPGGIVGVIGPNGAGKSTLFRMITGQETPDTGSIEIGETVHLGYVDQSRDDLNPKNNVWEEISDGLDYMQVNGHDTSTRAYVGAFNFKGGDQQKNVGKLSGGERNRVHMAKMLKQGGNVLLLDEPTNDLDVETLGALEDAIENFAGCAVVISHDRFFLDRLATHILAFEGNSHVEWFEGNFESYEEDKRRRLGDAADRPTRLAYKKLTR, via the coding sequence ATGGCCGCGCAATACGCCTTCGTAATGAAGGGCATGACCAAGAGCTTCCCCGGCGCGCAAAAGCCGGTGCTCGCGAACATCAACCTGCAATTCTATCAAGGCGCGAAGATCGGCATTGTCGGCCCCAATGGTGCGGGCAAATCGACGCTGATGAAGATCATGGCAGGTATCGACACCGATTTCACTGGCGAGGCATGGCCGGGCGAGAACATCACCGTCGGCTATCTGCCGCAGGAGCCTGAGCTCGACACGTCCAAAACCGTTCTCGAAAACGTCAAGGACGGCGCGCGCGAAACCGCTGATCTCGTCGACCGTTACAACGCAGTCGCTGCGCAAATGGCAGAGCCTGATGCTGACTACGAGAAGCTCGGCGATGAAATGGCCGACCTCCAGACCAAGATTGACGCGGTCGATGGCTGGACGCTCGACAACCAGCTCGAGATCGCGATGGAGGCCCTGCGCTGCCCGCCTTCGGACATGGCGGTCGACAACCTTTCAGGCGGTGAGAAGCGCCGCGTTGCGCTTACCCGCCTGCTGATCCAGAAGCCGTCGATCCTGCTGCTCGACGAGCCGACCAACCACTTGGATGCAGAAAGCGTCGAATGGCTTGAAAACCACCTCAAGGAATATGCAGGCGCCGTCCTGATGATCACCCACGATCGCTACTTCCTCGACAATGTGGTGGAGTGGATCCTCGAACTCGATCGCGGTACCTACTACCCGTACGAGGGCAATTACTCGACCTATCTGGAGAAGAAAGCCAAGCGTCTCGAACAGGAAAGCCGCGAGGAATCGGGCAAGCAGAAAGCGCTATCCCGCGAGCTGGAATGGATCAGGCAGACGCCTGCCGCGCGCCAGACCAAGTCCAAAGCGCGTATCCGCAAGTTCGAGCAATTGCAGGAAGCGCAGGCCGGACGCGCACCGGGCAAAGCGCAAATCGTAATTCAGGTACCCGAGCGCCTCGGCGGCAAGGTGATCGAGGCGAAAAACATCTCGAAAGCTTACGGCGACAAGCTGCTGTTCGAAAACCTGTCCTTCATGCTGCCCCCCGGTGGCATTGTCGGCGTGATCGGCCCCAATGGCGCGGGTAAATCGACGCTGTTCCGCATGATTACGGGGCAGGAAACCCCCGACACCGGCTCGATCGAAATCGGCGAGACAGTCCATCTGGGCTATGTCGACCAAAGCCGCGATGACCTGAACCCCAAGAACAACGTCTGGGAGGAAATCTCCGACGGGCTCGATTACATGCAGGTCAACGGCCACGACACCTCGACCCGCGCCTATGTGGGCGCGTTCAACTTCAAGGGCGGCGACCAGCAGAAGAATGTCGGCAAACTGTCAGGCGGCGAACGCAACCGCGTGCACATGGCCAAAATGCTCAAGCAAGGCGGCAACGTGCTGCTGCTCGACGAACCAACCAACGACCTCGACGTCGAGACATTGGGCGCACTCGAAGACGCAATCGAGAACTTCGCCGGCTGCGCCGTGGTCATCTCGCACGACCGTTTCTTCCTCGACCGCCTCGCAACGCACATTCTGGCGTTTGAGGGCAACTCCCACGTCGAGTGGTTCGAGGGGAACTTTGAGTCGTATGAGGAAGACAAACGGCGCAGGCTGGGTGATGCGGCGGACCGGCCTACAAGGCTGGCTTATAAGAAGTTGACGCGGTAA
- a CDS encoding HWE histidine kinase domain-containing protein, with amino-acid sequence MNALFEYEQYMPHGMCLLWEPWLVLLWSGSDLMIFSAYMAIPMALILVLRRRPDLAHRGLVTMAASFVLLCGITHALSIVTLWYAIYPFMGALKLATGVISLITAVVLFRLIPVLVRVPTPDKHEAVIEQLESAMADLSRTRDELDARVKERTAELNRANANLAFTARDAVQRSRNLIQIVSSLTRPGAEVGPHPDTFLRELRGRINALAIATSTVMEKGDHARASIDRVIRRQVEPLFAKPSLQFVTDGPDMEIGAQGAQQISLAAWELASRFAQMGRFDQDSTRIEVSWSIEREADEPAKFVLDWRETLTPLTEVGEVQEALEEALEDNNPITRTPDPLPEFSEALLTRIIPHLLNGQGRIDVAGSVFSYKLTCTLDALDNSREFASGLDDERMIERNLVADL; translated from the coding sequence ATGAACGCGCTGTTCGAATACGAACAATATATGCCGCACGGCATGTGCCTGTTGTGGGAGCCTTGGCTGGTTCTGCTGTGGTCGGGCAGCGACCTGATGATCTTTTCGGCCTATATGGCGATCCCGATGGCGCTGATCCTGGTCTTGCGAAGACGGCCCGATCTGGCGCATCGCGGACTGGTGACAATGGCGGCCAGTTTCGTCCTGCTTTGCGGTATCACCCATGCCTTGTCGATCGTGACGCTGTGGTATGCGATCTACCCCTTTATGGGGGCGTTGAAGCTCGCCACAGGCGTGATTTCATTGATTACGGCGGTTGTGCTTTTCCGCCTGATTCCGGTGCTAGTCCGCGTGCCCACACCCGACAAACACGAGGCAGTGATCGAACAACTCGAAAGCGCGATGGCCGACCTGTCGCGCACGCGTGATGAGCTGGATGCGCGGGTCAAGGAGCGTACGGCCGAGCTCAACCGCGCCAATGCCAATCTCGCTTTCACGGCGCGCGACGCGGTGCAGCGCAGCCGCAATCTGATCCAGATCGTATCCTCGCTTACACGGCCGGGTGCGGAAGTCGGGCCCCATCCTGATACTTTCCTGCGCGAGCTGCGCGGGCGGATCAACGCACTCGCTATTGCCACCTCAACCGTGATGGAGAAAGGCGACCATGCCCGCGCCAGCATCGACCGCGTAATCCGCCGACAGGTCGAACCGCTCTTTGCCAAGCCAAGCCTGCAATTCGTGACCGACGGACCCGATATGGAGATCGGTGCGCAAGGCGCCCAGCAGATCAGTCTGGCGGCGTGGGAGCTGGCTTCGCGTTTCGCCCAGATGGGGCGGTTCGATCAGGACTCCACCCGTATCGAAGTGAGCTGGTCGATTGAGCGCGAGGCGGATGAACCGGCGAAGTTTGTTCTGGATTGGCGCGAGACGCTAACGCCACTGACCGAGGTGGGCGAGGTGCAAGAGGCATTGGAAGAGGCACTGGAAGATAACAATCCGATCACCCGCACGCCCGACCCATTGCCCGAATTCAGCGAAGCCCTGCTGACTCGCATCATTCCCCACCTGCTCAATGGGCAGGGGCGAATCGATGTCGCCGGGTCAGTTTTCTCCTACAAACTGACCTGCACACTCGATGCGCTCGACAATTCGCGCGAATTCGCCTCGGGTTTGGATGATGAACGCATGATCGAGCGAAATCTGGTTGCTGACCTTTGA
- a CDS encoding histidine kinase dimerization/phospho-acceptor domain-containing protein produces the protein MFFDDRLATVLRQRADSDVGRRTQFRQLLDILGAVRTGEAQSRDSSLVASAWLRMDALGETIPSESRARIIREAGWRFRNPELAAHLADFEPDVASAALNRAQLTAEDWSALIPRLPIRARGFLRLRRDLPVDVEQLLERLGVSDRGLPSPVGIPEEAPAAAPDTQIEAKGVDAPPSSPEEDEAPDYETSAPPPSPPIGIDVNKHPPHDVVEPQADAPTPSAILPSGFDPAGEGRSEISALVERIAAFKRNRESGGSSADDATEPRLPLGEEQLRSVKLIGAFGFAADAAGRIEWSDGETPAMVIGTRLAARPRLGASASETPLERAFARRQPIAGERFVLSGAEAIAGEWIVNAQPRFTDDGNFAGYLGRFRRPAGADPTAPSAAELEADRIRQLLHELRTPVTAVQGYAEVIQQQLFGTAPHEYRALAAAIAADAARILSGFEELDRLAKLETGVIEFDPGETDLAGLARRTASQLAQVLAPRMAGIEFDDADIGGAQLVALDSDQAEGLLWRLLATLGGGCAAGEMLEASLLAENGMARLTCDLPAQLLAEEDIFTAEAKPVGNAVNAGLFGAGFALRLARAEARAAGGSLTRDDERIVLNLPLLETAAMQPDMECEASGEH, from the coding sequence ATGTTCTTCGATGATCGCCTTGCGACAGTGCTGCGGCAGCGTGCCGATAGCGATGTCGGACGGCGCACGCAGTTCCGGCAATTGCTCGACATTCTGGGCGCAGTCCGCACAGGCGAAGCGCAATCGCGCGATTCGAGTCTGGTCGCTTCGGCATGGCTGCGGATGGACGCATTGGGCGAGACCATTCCGTCAGAGAGCCGCGCGCGCATAATCCGTGAGGCAGGCTGGCGTTTTCGCAATCCCGAACTCGCCGCACATCTGGCCGATTTCGAACCCGACGTCGCCTCCGCCGCGCTCAATCGCGCGCAGCTGACAGCAGAGGATTGGTCCGCGCTGATCCCGCGCCTGCCGATCCGCGCGCGCGGGTTCCTGCGTCTGCGGCGTGACCTGCCGGTGGATGTCGAGCAGCTGCTGGAGCGGCTGGGCGTGAGTGATCGCGGACTGCCTTCGCCGGTTGGAATTCCCGAGGAAGCGCCAGCCGCCGCGCCGGATACGCAGATTGAAGCGAAGGGCGTAGATGCGCCGCCATCTTCGCCAGAAGAGGACGAGGCGCCCGATTACGAGACATCCGCGCCGCCGCCCTCACCGCCAATCGGGATTGACGTTAACAAGCACCCTCCGCACGACGTCGTAGAGCCGCAAGCGGATGCGCCCACGCCTTCTGCCATTCTCCCCTCCGGTTTCGATCCCGCAGGCGAAGGGCGCAGCGAGATTTCGGCGCTGGTCGAACGGATCGCCGCCTTCAAGCGCAACCGTGAAAGCGGCGGCTCTTCCGCAGATGATGCAACCGAACCGCGCCTGCCGCTGGGTGAGGAACAACTGCGCAGCGTCAAGCTTATCGGCGCATTCGGCTTTGCTGCCGATGCTGCCGGACGGATCGAGTGGTCCGACGGAGAGACACCCGCCATGGTGATCGGCACGCGGCTGGCGGCCCGGCCCCGGCTGGGCGCATCGGCCAGCGAAACCCCGCTCGAACGCGCCTTTGCCCGCCGTCAACCGATTGCAGGCGAACGTTTCGTGCTGTCCGGAGCCGAAGCGATTGCGGGCGAATGGATCGTCAATGCACAGCCGCGCTTTACCGATGACGGCAATTTTGCCGGTTATTTAGGGCGTTTCCGCCGCCCTGCCGGTGCCGATCCCACGGCGCCCAGCGCTGCCGAACTGGAAGCCGACCGGATCCGCCAGTTGCTCCACGAATTGCGCACGCCTGTTACCGCTGTTCAAGGCTATGCCGAGGTGATCCAGCAGCAATTGTTCGGCACCGCGCCGCATGAATATCGCGCGCTTGCCGCAGCGATTGCGGCTGACGCCGCACGCATCTTGTCGGGCTTTGAAGAGCTTGACCGGCTCGCCAAGCTTGAAACGGGCGTGATCGAATTTGATCCGGGCGAAACCGATCTGGCGGGGCTTGCCCGGCGCACGGCGAGCCAGCTTGCACAGGTCCTCGCGCCGCGCATGGCGGGTATCGAGTTCGATGATGCCGATATTGGCGGCGCGCAATTGGTCGCGCTCGATAGCGATCAGGCAGAGGGGCTCCTGTGGCGCCTCCTTGCCACATTGGGCGGCGGCTGCGCGGCGGGCGAAATGCTCGAAGCGTCACTCTTGGCTGAGAATGGCATGGCGCGGCTAACGTGTGATCTGCCCGCACAATTGCTTGCCGAAGAAGATATCTTCACCGCCGAAGCCAAGCCGGTTGGCAATGCGGTGAATGCCGGGCTGTTCGGAGCAGGCTTTGCCCTGCGCCTTGCCCGCGCCGAAGCGCGCGCCGCAGGTGGCTCGCTGACACGCGACGACGAGCGGATTGTGCTCAACCTGCCACTGCTTGAGACTGCCGCCATGCAGCCCGACATGGAGTGCGAAGCCTCGGGCGAGCACTGA
- a CDS encoding toll/interleukin-1 receptor domain-containing protein, with amino-acid sequence MRVFISYRRSDSKDIAARIADNLALDPDIDHVFLDVDAIAHGEDFPDRLDAEIAAADVVLAVIGPGWQGADTGEGMARLHSAEDFVRREIEAALESGKRLIPCLVDGAAMPGGIDLPASLTGLTAKNAIEVRHTSFRVDLDYLADSIVQRERLRRQSPARIAIGAGWRFVGGFVLAALIAILIAWTGVQTMQMPLETILGGRIVLVIVLLAIFAACQWGTWRFLRRFI; translated from the coding sequence ATGCGCGTCTTCATCTCCTACCGCCGCTCCGACAGCAAGGATATCGCCGCGCGGATTGCCGATAATCTCGCGCTCGATCCGGATATCGATCACGTCTTTCTCGACGTTGACGCTATCGCGCACGGGGAGGATTTTCCCGACCGGCTCGATGCCGAAATCGCAGCAGCCGATGTGGTGCTCGCGGTGATCGGCCCCGGCTGGCAGGGCGCCGATACTGGCGAGGGAATGGCGCGCTTGCACAGTGCGGAGGATTTCGTCCGGCGCGAGATCGAAGCCGCGCTGGAAAGCGGCAAGCGGTTGATCCCGTGCCTAGTCGACGGCGCTGCCATGCCGGGCGGCATCGATCTGCCCGCCTCGCTGACTGGACTGACAGCCAAGAACGCGATCGAAGTGCGCCACACCAGCTTTCGCGTTGACCTCGATTATCTCGCCGATTCCATCGTGCAACGCGAGCGGCTGCGCCGCCAATCACCTGCGCGTATCGCCATCGGCGCGGGTTGGCGTTTTGTCGGAGGATTTGTGCTTGCAGCGCTGATCGCGATCCTGATCGCATGGACCGGTGTTCAGACCATGCAGATGCCGCTCGAAACAATTCTGGGTGGCCGCATCGTGCTGGTGATTGTGTTGCTGGCAATTTTTGCTGCCTGCCAATGGGGCACCTGGCGGTTCTTGCGACGGTTTATCTGA
- a CDS encoding polysaccharide deacetylase family protein, producing MNEAPAQPRPAGFGPEFGQRVLLTIDTEEEFDWEAPFTRDGHGLKHVEALPRFQSFCEEIGAHPVYLVDWPIANDPRAVEIIGDAVKRGAAEVGVQLHPWVNPPFDEEVNARNSYVGNLPRDQEEAKFSLLRDRIEAAFGTAPQIYRAGRYGLGPASSEILKSGGIAIDTSVRSLFDYSHDGGPDYTNHPVRPYWVDEDRALLELPLTTIYWGMLRQLGRQIHRLQRHLPTFFGGFSRFGLLERIALTPEGVTIDEAIRGIDIALDDNLPVLVLSLHSPSLAPGNTEYAEDEAGVEALYDWLRAVYAYLGKRGVRSVTAREIIEAALR from the coding sequence ATGAACGAAGCGCCTGCCCAGCCGCGCCCTGCCGGCTTCGGTCCCGAATTCGGCCAACGTGTGCTGCTGACTATCGATACCGAAGAGGAGTTCGACTGGGAGGCTCCTTTTACGCGTGACGGCCACGGTCTCAAACATGTCGAGGCGCTGCCTCGCTTTCAGAGCTTTTGCGAAGAAATCGGCGCGCATCCGGTCTATCTGGTCGACTGGCCGATCGCCAATGATCCGCGTGCGGTGGAGATCATCGGCGATGCAGTGAAGCGCGGCGCGGCGGAGGTTGGTGTGCAGTTGCATCCATGGGTCAACCCGCCCTTTGATGAAGAGGTGAATGCGCGCAACTCCTATGTCGGCAATCTCCCGCGCGATCAGGAGGAGGCCAAGTTCTCCCTCTTGCGCGACCGGATCGAAGCAGCCTTTGGCACTGCCCCGCAAATCTATCGCGCCGGTCGGTATGGGTTGGGACCGGCCAGCTCCGAGATCCTGAAATCAGGCGGAATTGCTATCGACACATCGGTGCGCTCGCTGTTTGATTACAGCCATGATGGCGGCCCTGATTACACCAATCATCCGGTCCGCCCCTATTGGGTCGATGAAGACCGTGCGCTGCTCGAACTGCCTCTGACAACGATCTATTGGGGAATGCTCAGGCAGCTGGGTCGCCAGATCCACCGCTTGCAGCGCCATCTGCCGACCTTTTTCGGCGGATTTTCCAGATTCGGCCTGCTCGAAAGGATCGCGCTCACCCCCGAAGGCGTCACCATTGACGAAGCGATCCGCGGGATCGACATCGCGCTCGACGACAATCTGCCAGTGCTGGTCCTGTCGCTGCACAGCCCCAGCCTCGCACCCGGCAACACCGAATATGCCGAGGACGAAGCCGGCGTCGAGGCGCTCTATGACTGGCTGCGCGCGGTCTATGCCTATCTCGGCAAACGCGGCGTTCGATCGGTCACAGCGCGCGAAATTATCGAAGCCGCGCTGCGCTAA
- a CDS encoding Lrp/AsnC family transcriptional regulator — MANLDEIDKRLLSELQAEGRVTNVELAQRVGLTAPPCLRRVRGLEEDGVIRGYHADLDPSKLGFAITVFAMVSLKSQAESALKEFEEHMADLPEVRECHMLNGEIDFILKIVSQDLQSFQEFLTSKLTPAPNVASVKTSLTIRTAKHEPGVPL, encoded by the coding sequence ATGGCGAATCTGGACGAGATCGACAAACGGCTACTCAGCGAACTTCAGGCAGAGGGACGCGTCACCAATGTCGAGCTGGCGCAGCGCGTCGGCCTGACCGCGCCGCCGTGTTTGCGCCGTGTACGCGGGCTGGAGGAAGACGGTGTTATCCGCGGCTATCACGCCGATCTTGACCCGTCCAAACTGGGCTTTGCAATCACCGTTTTTGCGATGGTGAGCCTGAAAAGTCAGGCCGAAAGCGCGCTTAAAGAATTTGAAGAGCATATGGCCGACCTGCCCGAAGTGCGCGAGTGCCACATGCTTAATGGCGAGATCGACTTCATCCTCAAGATCGTCAGCCAGGACCTTCAAAGCTTTCAGGAATTCCTCACTAGCAAGCTGACGCCTGCGCCCAATGTGGCAAGCGTGAAGACCTCGCTGACGATCCGCACCGCCAAGCACGAGCCCGGCGTCCCTCTATGA
- a CDS encoding GFA family protein gives MSEVERISEPLHGNCLCGKVSVTLTGAHREVDVCHCSMCQQWVGAMYAGIESDSFAIEGDEHVSTYDSSDWAERAFCGTCGSSLWYKFKPTGGRTFLAGMFKLPEGLPIKHQIFIDEKPDWYDLAQESPKRTGAQIIAEAKAAGFSFD, from the coding sequence ATGAGTGAGGTCGAGCGGATTAGCGAACCGCTCCACGGCAATTGCCTGTGCGGTAAAGTCTCGGTCACGTTAACCGGCGCGCATCGCGAAGTCGATGTGTGCCATTGCTCGATGTGCCAGCAATGGGTCGGCGCGATGTATGCCGGTATCGAAAGCGACAGCTTTGCGATTGAAGGCGATGAGCACGTCTCTACCTACGATTCGAGCGATTGGGCCGAGCGCGCCTTTTGCGGCACATGCGGCAGCAGCCTTTGGTACAAGTTCAAGCCCACAGGCGGGCGCACCTTTCTCGCAGGAATGTTCAAGCTTCCCGAAGGCCTGCCGATCAAGCACCAGATCTTCATCGATGAAAAACCCGACTGGTACGATTTGGCGCAGGAAAGCCCCAAGAGAACCGGCGCTCAAATCATCGCCGAAGCCAAGGCTGCCGGGTTCAGTTTCGACTGA
- a CDS encoding M20/M25/M40 family metallo-hydrolase: MKKTLFALAALSLPVAAFADGHAETSTDPHMSVEAMADATLTQDTIAWDFVEGITTEVGPRQAGTEAETRAREWAVAWLIENGFENVADEPFEMETWVPGNLATARVTAPFAQDMVIQPLGNSAPTPVGGLEAEVVFFRTVAELAAAPEGSLDGKIAYISHEMRRAQDGSHYGFAGPARWVASGIAASKGAAATVIKSVGTDYHRNPHTGGTSWPEGVSPTPAGALSIPDAENLERMFARADGRPITMRIEMNPEFIGTTISGNVVGEIVGRNPDLPPVLIACHIDSWWNAPGAFDDGAGCGIVAAAALHVSHTGQPLRTIRVLFAGAEEVGLWGSRAYSEAHIDEHIGVGLESDFGADRIWRFESNFRESNPDLHARLAASVARFGVAGSTITASGGADINISRDQGGAIIDLQQDGTRYFDLHHTPDDTLDKIDPVQLRQNVAVWTQIVGILANEPRSIQTGGPIPSAPAIMEE; encoded by the coding sequence ATGAAAAAGACACTCTTCGCGCTTGCCGCGCTTTCGCTTCCTGTTGCAGCTTTCGCCGATGGCCATGCCGAGACTTCGACCGACCCGCATATGTCGGTTGAGGCGATGGCTGATGCGACTTTGACGCAGGACACAATCGCGTGGGATTTCGTCGAAGGGATCACAACCGAAGTTGGCCCGCGTCAGGCAGGGACCGAGGCTGAAACACGCGCGCGCGAGTGGGCGGTGGCGTGGCTGATCGAAAACGGCTTTGAAAATGTCGCGGATGAGCCGTTCGAGATGGAGACATGGGTGCCCGGCAATCTGGCGACTGCGCGGGTCACGGCTCCCTTTGCGCAGGACATGGTGATCCAGCCGCTCGGCAACAGCGCACCGACGCCGGTTGGTGGGCTAGAGGCAGAGGTGGTGTTCTTCCGCACTGTGGCCGAACTCGCGGCGGCTCCCGAAGGTTCGCTGGACGGCAAGATCGCTTATATCAGCCACGAAATGCGCCGCGCGCAGGACGGCTCGCATTACGGGTTTGCCGGCCCCGCGCGCTGGGTCGCATCGGGCATTGCTGCGAGCAAGGGCGCGGCGGCGACCGTCATCAAATCGGTTGGCACCGACTATCACCGCAACCCGCATACGGGCGGCACCAGCTGGCCTGAGGGCGTTTCGCCCACTCCGGCCGGCGCTCTCTCGATCCCCGATGCGGAGAACCTTGAGCGGATGTTCGCGCGTGCAGATGGACGTCCGATCACCATGCGGATCGAGATGAACCCCGAATTCATCGGCACCACGATCAGCGGCAATGTCGTGGGCGAGATCGTCGGTCGCAACCCCGATCTCCCGCCGGTTTTGATCGCGTGTCACATTGACAGCTGGTGGAATGCGCCGGGTGCCTTTGACGATGGCGCAGGCTGCGGGATTGTTGCTGCGGCTGCGCTCCATGTGTCGCACACTGGTCAGCCCTTGCGCACGATCCGTGTGCTGTTTGCAGGTGCAGAGGAAGTGGGCCTGTGGGGCAGCCGCGCCTATTCCGAGGCGCATATCGACGAACATATCGGGGTCGGTCTGGAGAGCGACTTTGGTGCGGACCGTATCTGGCGATTTGAAAGCAACTTCCGCGAGAGCAACCCCGATCTCCACGCAAGGCTGGCAGCGTCGGTCGCGCGCTTCGGTGTGGCGGGTTCGACGATTACTGCAAGCGGCGGAGCAGACATCAACATCTCGCGCGATCAGGGAGGGGCGATCATCGACCTTCAGCAGGACGGGACGCGCTATTTCGACCTGCACCACACGCCCGACGACACGCTCGACAAGATCGATCCGGTGCAGCTGCGCCAGAATGTCGCGGTGTGGACGCAGATTGTCGGCATTCTCGCCAACGAACCGCGCTCGATCCAGACGGGCGGTCCGATCCCCAGCGCTCCTGCGATCATGGAAGAGTAA
- a CDS encoding phytanoyl-CoA dioxygenase: MAGRAGELSLAADGAQLYPSLAKELIPAISEIYQNLEPSPGHRLDQLGVLGPQLTYGSAIGDVVASHIGPDARPVRAIAFDKSPGANWSLGWHQDRTICVAEQHDFDGFGPWTRKKDAIHVEPPFSLIEKMLTVRIHLDQIRLNNAPLQIALGSQRCGRIEEGLVSEVVAGCEVHFCEADPGDVWLYSTSILHRSDAVCGTGEQLRRHVLQIDYCSASLPAPLKWGLTA; encoded by the coding sequence ATGGCTGGCCGAGCGGGAGAGCTAAGTCTCGCTGCCGACGGGGCGCAACTCTATCCGTCGCTTGCGAAGGAGCTGATCCCAGCGATTAGCGAGATTTATCAGAACCTTGAACCGTCTCCTGGTCACCGGCTGGATCAGTTGGGAGTTCTGGGTCCGCAGCTGACATACGGCAGCGCGATTGGCGATGTGGTTGCGTCGCATATCGGGCCTGACGCGCGACCTGTCCGCGCGATCGCCTTCGACAAGTCGCCCGGCGCGAATTGGTCGCTGGGCTGGCATCAGGACCGCACAATCTGCGTTGCGGAGCAGCACGATTTCGACGGATTTGGTCCTTGGACGCGTAAGAAAGACGCGATTCATGTTGAGCCGCCGTTCTCGCTGATCGAGAAAATGTTGACCGTTCGCATCCACCTTGACCAGATCCGGCTCAACAACGCACCTCTGCAAATCGCGCTTGGCTCACAAAGGTGCGGGCGGATCGAAGAAGGGTTGGTTTCCGAAGTGGTTGCGGGATGCGAAGTCCATTTCTGCGAAGCCGATCCTGGAGATGTGTGGCTGTATTCAACCAGCATTTTGCATCGTTCAGATGCTGTATGTGGAACTGGTGAGCAATTGCGCAGACATGTGTTGCAGATCGACTATTGCTCCGCCAGTCTGCCTGCGCCGCTTAAGTGGGGCCTAACTGCGTAA